In the Bacillus sp. HSf4 genome, CGCATTTTACATCGGCGACAAGGTCAACGAGTGAAACATTTGAAACAGGAACACGCAAAGCCAATCCGTGCATTCTTCCTTTTAAATGCGGCATGACGAGAGACAACGCTTTCGCTGCGCCAGTCGTCGTCGGAATGATCGAAGATCCGCAGGCGCGCGCCCTTCTCAAGTCTTTGTGCGGATTGTCAATATTTTTTTGATCGTTTGTAAATGCGTGAACGGTCGTGACAAGCCCGTTTTCGATTCCGAATGCATCATCAAGCACTTTTGCCACAGGGGCAAGACAGTTTGTTGTACACGATGCATTTGAAATAATTGCGTGGCGCTCCGCATCGAATTCGTGTTCATTCACACCCATCACGATCGTAATATCTTCATTTTTACCGGGAGCCGTTAAAATGACCTTTTTTGCACCCGCTTCAAGATGAGCTTCCGCTTTTTCCTTCGAATTAAACTTGCCCGTCGCCTCGACGACAATGTCTATTCCATAATCGGCCCACGGAAGAAGCTTCGGTTCCCTTTGATTGGTGAGCATGACCTTTTTCCCGTTGACCAGCAAATGGTCTTCCCCTGCTTTGACATCCAGTTCATAGCGTCCGTGATTTGTGTCATACTTTATTAAATGAGCGAGTGTTTCCGCAGGATAGCTCGCATTGATCACCGCAATGTCAATCTGTTCATCAAGCATCGCTTTTCTAAATACCATTCTGCCGATGCGGCCGAATCCGTTTATGGCAACTTTCACCTTCATTAAACATACACCCCTTGTTTTTTATGTCATTCCACATCATGTTTTATTCAAAATAAGTATAACACATTATTTTAAATTAGCCATACCATTTATACCTTTTACAGCAAATTTACGCATCGTTGTGAAAAAGTGAACAAAAGACTAAAAAAAATCATCCTTAAAGCATATATTTCAAATACATCTTAAGTGCTACAATTTCCAACAGCGCTAAATTTTCACACGACAGAAGGCAGTGTCTTCAAGGAAGGACAAACATGAAACTGATCAAAAACGCATCTTTCATCATTTCTTTTTTAGCTGCGGCTGGCATTTCTTTTTTATTAGGGACAGAGGCCGCGTCTGCGGCAAGCGAAGATTATCCGAAACAGATGATCAGGCTGGAAAGCTCATCAGGCTTAAACATCACACCCGCCGGGAATCAGGACAACGCGCCGCTTACAACGAAACAAACGAGCGGGGAAAAAGAAGAAAGGTGGAGGCTTGATACATCTGACGGCAAACAATTCAAAATCAGAAACATGGATAACGGCAAAATTATCATTCCCGCCCATTATGCCCTGTCAGACAACAATCCCGCTGTGGTTTACTATGACAATTCACGGAAGGAAGAGTTGTGGAACATCATTGGGGCTGACAAAGATGCGAACGGGGATTTTATGACGTATAAAATCGTCAGCGCAGAAAACAACAACCTGGCACTGACACGGGACGGAAGCGGAGTGAAGCTTGGCAAATATACGGGAAGCTCCCTCCAAAAGTGGAAGCTTCCAAGCGATGGGCTCGAAGGTTTCGCCGGCTATGCGAAGGAAACGAGCGGCAGGCAGAAAACAGGCACGACCGGCGGGCTGCTCGGAAAAGTCGTCTACGTCAACAACCTGGGCGAACTGAAGGCCAATATTGAAGATTCAACACCGCGCACCGTTGTCGTCTCCAGCAATATCGGTGCTTCAGCCAAAACGGTATTGACGGCGGGCGCCAATAAAACGATTGTCGGCTCGTTTGAAAAACATAAGCTGAACAATGTTTACTTTAAAACAAAAGCGGAGTCTGGCAACGTCATTTTCAAAAACCTGGTCATTGCCCATGATCAATCGATTCACGAAAACAATGACATCCCTGTTTATATTACAGATTCGCGAAACTACTGGATTGACCATGTTACATTCCAGGGCCACAGCTATTCGGCAAACGGCCACGATCTCGACAAGCTCTT is a window encoding:
- a CDS encoding glyceraldehyde-3-phosphate dehydrogenase, coding for MKVKVAINGFGRIGRMVFRKAMLDEQIDIAVINASYPAETLAHLIKYDTNHGRYELDVKAGEDHLLVNGKKVMLTNQREPKLLPWADYGIDIVVEATGKFNSKEKAEAHLEAGAKKVILTAPGKNEDITIVMGVNEHEFDAERHAIISNASCTTNCLAPVAKVLDDAFGIENGLVTTVHAFTNDQKNIDNPHKDLRRARACGSSIIPTTTGAAKALSLVMPHLKGRMHGLALRVPVSNVSLVDLVADVKCDVSAEDINEAFRTAAAGSMSGIIDVCDEPLVSADFNTNPYSAVIDSLSTMVLENRKMKVLAWYDNEWGYSCRVVDLVRFVASRMKHPSAV
- a CDS encoding pectate lyase, giving the protein MWNIIGADKDANGDFMTYKIVSAENNNLALTRDGSGVKLGKYTGSSLQKWKLPSDGLEGFAGYAKETSGRQKTGTTGGLLGKVVYVNNLGELKANIEDSTPRTVVVSSNIGASAKTVLTAGANKTIVGSFEKHKLNNVYFKTKAESGNVIFKNLVIAHDQSIHENNDIPVYITDSRNYWIDHVTFQGHSYSANGHDLDKLLYVGAKADYITLSHSMFTDHRYGLILGWPQDDKQYHSIYNGYPRMTISHNRFENLYVRAPGLMRYGYFHVKNNYINNFHLGFTITTLAKIYSEANYFGTGNEKGILDDYGDGAFKDVGSYPAIKGQKSPETSWKPSSNYSYRTMKAGNAKAFAERYAGAQNSALYYANFSQFKQY